CGTCGCACTCGTGCTCGCCGTGCTCGCTGGGATGGCGATTCCCGTCAATCTGGCAGTTGTCGAGTCCGCGAGCGACGGGACGGCTCCTGGTGCAATCGAGGTCGACGACTACGTCATCGAGTACGACGAGAACGCGTCGAACCAGCTCGTCTCGGGGATCGGACTCGACGTGGCGATCGACGACGCGGGGCTTGCGGGCAGCGGCGTCATCGTCTCGAACGAACGCCACAGTATCTGGCTGGAGGCGGTGACGAAAGAGCAACTCGAGGCGACTGGGTACGAGACGGTAATCGTGGGTGAACCCGGCTGGCGAGAGACGGTCCACGTCGAGCGAACGGGCTGGGAGCCGGTCGGCGGCGAAAGTGTCTATCAGGTCTGGCTGTGGCTCGACGGTGACGAGGAGAACCGCCAGTTAGCCCACGAGTCCGAGGAGTCGATCGCGGAGGCGATTATCAACGACCGGACGGTAACGCTTGGGTCCGATGACGGTGAGTTCGTCCTCGAAGTCGAAGAGATCGAGACAGAGACGACGAGCACGACGGCCGTGCCAGACGAGAACGGGTCGGTCGAAGCCGGTGGTGTGGTCTTCGAGCGAACGGAGGACACGCTCGTAGCCTCGTCGGACGGAACCGAGGTCGTGATCGCGACGATGGAAGACCACGAGTACTGACCGACTGGAAGCCACGTTTCGGTCACGGAATCGAGTGCAACCTGCACTCGTGTTCCGGACTCGCTGAGACTCTGTTTTGTTGAACACTCGGTGCAGCGGAACACTCGCCCGTACGTTGACGTTTCACGCTGTTGCGAGCGCCTACACTGTTCGTTTGCGAGCGGTAACTGGCACAACGAGGCCGAATACGGCGATAGGTGAGTGGTATCGATCGGGGACGGGATGGCAGGGAACCTGACGAATCCGCCACACCGTTAACCGCCACGTGGCGGCTGGAAGCCGGACAGAAACAATGGCCGGGTGAGCCGTCTTCTCGACCGAGTTGAGCGCTGCACAGATGATTCATCGCGTACTGGGAACCCTGGCGTCGTCGGCGTCACAGGCTGCGGACGACCACCGGACACCGCCCGCTGTCCGACTCGCAGACGTCACACACGAGTACGGGACGGGCGGGAGCCGGTTTCGATCGGGTGACCGGCGAACCGTCACCGCGCTCCGGAACGTCTCGGTCGACATCCAGCCCGGCGAAATCGTCGGCCTCGAGGGACCGAGCGGCAGCGGCAAGTCGACGATTCTCCACCTCGTCGCCGGGCTGCTCGTGCCGACCAGCGGCAGCGTCGAACTCCACGGCACGGAGCTCTCTGCGCTCTCGAACCGAAAGCGAACGCGCGTCCGCCGCCAGCACGTCGGGATCGTCTTCCAGCACTTTCACCTGCTTCCCTCGCTCTCCGCGCGAGCGAACGTCGCACTGCCGCTCGTCCAGACCGGCGTCTCGAAACGCAAGCGCCGACGACGCGCCACGGAACTGCTAGAGCGAGTCGGTCTCGGCGACCGAACGACACACCTCCCCAGCGAACTCAGCGGCGGCGAGTGCCAGCGCGTCGCCATCGCCCGCTCGCTCGCGACCGACCCCGACGTCGTCATCGCCGACGAACCCACCGGCGAACTCGACACCGCGACCGGCGAGACCGTACTCGAGTTACTGACCGATATTGGGCGCGAGCGGGCGGTCGTCCTCGCCTCGCACGACGAGGCGACGCTCGCGGTTGCAGATCGTGTGCTCACGCTGCGGGACGGACGGGTGGTTTCGGATGGCGGATAGTCGTGGGCCCTCGGATGAGCGGCGTAAAAACGGTGAGCACGGGGACGAAGACGAGGGGGACCCAGTAACCGAAGCGTTCGACGCGCGCGAGACAAGCCGAACGCGCTGGGTCGGCCTCCTCAGGCTCTCGATCGCCAGACTGTGGCGACGAGCGACGAAAACGACCTCGGGGCGAATCATCGCGACGATCGCCGCCGTCGCGATGACCGTCGCGTTGCTCGTGCTCGTAACCGGCATCGCGCTCGCGCTCGCCGACGGCGGCACGACGAGCGAAAACGATGCCACCGCCCAGATCGTACCCGAGTCGGCGGACCTCCTCGCCTCCGTCAACGGCGTCGAAGGGGCCCGACTCGGTGAGACGAACGAACGCGCGGCGACCATCCGCGACGAACCTGGCGTCGACCACTCGAGTCCGGTTCTCATCGAACCGGTCCGACTCGAGCACGACGGCGGCGAGGACAGCCCCCAGACCGTCCTCCTCGTCGGCGTTGTCCCAGACGACGAGTCCCGAACCGTCGCCGGCCTCTCGACTGCGGCACTCGAGTCGGGTGACCCACACTACGCGGACGGCTCCTACACCGGGCCACAACGCGGCGAGGTCGTCCTCTCGAGTGCCGCGGCCGACCGCCTCGATGCAACCCAGGACGACGACCTCGCCGTCTCGAGTTCGCAGTTCGAGGCGATGGACGTCGAGAGTCCGGCGATAACGGTCACGGCTGTCGAGGAATCCGACGGCGAGAGTGGTGACGAGGACACCCCGGTCGCGCTCGTCCACCTGAGCGAACTCCAGACGTTCGCGGGTGCGAGTGAGGGCGAACTCGCAGACCAGGTTCTCGTCTGGGGCGAGGACGACGCTGCGACGGCCGCCGCGAACGGGGCCTATCCCGACGAAACCGTCGACGCGCCCGACACCACCCATCCGTCGCTCCTGTTCGACGACGGACTGGCGTTCGTCACCAGCGCCCTCGCGCTGCTCGTCGGCGTCACCATCTGCGCCGCCTTCGTCGCGACGACCGCCGGCATGACCGTCAACGAAGACCGGCGTATGCTCGCCGTACTCGAGTCCGTCGGCTTCCCGACCCATAGTCGCCTCGCGGTCGTTGCGATTTCGACGCAGGTGTTGACGCTGTGCGGGGCGGTGCTTGGCGGCGTGCTCGGGATTCTGGCGATCCACGGAGTCAACGGCGTCGCGAGTGCGGGCGGCGCGCCGGGTGCTGTTGCGCAGGCGCATCCGCTGTTCGTCCCCTACGCCGTCGTCATCGCGTTCGTCGCCGGACTGGTCGCGATCCCGTACCCACTCGTCGTCGCGGCCCGGACGTCGGTGCTCGCGGAGGTGAGTCGCTGATGGGGCTGTTCTCGCCGTTCGTCCGAACGCGGGCCGTCATCGGTATCGCGCTTGCACAGCTGCGGCGGTCACCTGGGAGAACCGTCCTCGCCGTTCTTGCGGTCACCCTCTCGGTGCTCGCGATTACCCTGCTTGCGAGTCTCGGCGTCGGCGTCGTCGAGGTCGGCGAAACCGGCCTGGACAACGCCGACCGGGACATCTGGGTCTCCAGCGATCCAGTCGATCCGTCCGCGGACGGGGCCGAGAATCCGATCCCCGACGCACACGGTACGTCGGCCGCGCTCACTGAACGCGACGACATCAGTTCGGCCGCGCCGCTTGCGATGCACCAGGTGTACGTCGGGACAGAGCCGGACCAACTCGAGCGCACCACCGCTGTCGGCGTCCAGGAGACACACGACGGCTTCGACTTCGAGGCTGGCTCAGGGTTCGATCGCGCCGAACTGCCGGACGAAGGCGAACGACCGACAGATCCCCAGACTGCCGAAATCGTCCTCGATCCGCAGGTTGCAGACGACGCCGGCGCAGACGTTGGCGACACGGTCTACGTCGGGACGAGTCGCCAGACCGCGCCGGAGTACGAGTTCACCGTGGTCGGCATCGCGTCCTACTACTCGCAGTTCCTCGGGACGCCCGCGGCGACGGTGCCGCTGCCGGACCTGCAGATCGTTGCCGGAACGACTGGAACGGACCGCGCGACGTTCATCACCGCCGACGTAGCGGACGGGGCCGATCAGGAAGCCGTCCGCGATGACCTGGCGACCGAGTACCCCGAGTACGACGTGCGAACCAGCGACGAACAGATCGAAGCGATGGTCGCCGAACAGCCGCTCGTCCTCGCAAGCGGGATGACGCTGGTCGGCCTGGCCGTCGTCGGCGGCTCGGTGCTCACCATCAACCTGTTCGCGCTCATGGTCACCCAGCAGCGTCGCGAACTCGCCGCGCTTCGGGCCATCGGACTCTCTCGCGGACTGCTCTCGGGGATGATCGCCGTCCAGGGACTCGTCATCGGACTGCTCGGCGGCATCGTCGGCGTCGCGGCGACGCCGCTGCTCGCGGACGGACTGAACCGCGTCGCGCTCTCACTCGTCGGCTTCGAAAATCTACTTCGAACGCCCGTCGAGGTCTACGTCGCCGGCTTCGCGCTCGCGCTCAGCGTCGGCACCGTCGTCGCCGGCATCACCGGCTGGCGCGTCGGGCGCACGCTGAAGCTCGAACATCTCGAACAATAGCACCTCGAACAAGAACACCTCGAACAGTAAGTACCGTCCAGCCAGCGCGGTAGAGACCGCCTACTCCCACTCGACCCGAAAGACCTCCGCCGCGAGCTCCTCGCTTTCTGCGGTATGGAACTCGAAGCGGCGTTCGATCGGGAATGCTGCCCGAAACGCGTGGGTTACCGTCCCACCCTCGTCGGCCGCGTAGGATTCGACGAACTCCTGGCTCCCTTCGTTGTGAATCGTGTAGGAAACGGACGCGAGCGAGCGAGCCGTCTCGAGAAACTCCCGATCTGCGTGGCGATTACCGCGCTGTGCGCCGAACGGCGGGTTCGAGAGCACGGTTGCGGATTGTGAGGAGCGAGCTGATGAGAACGAGAACGGAAGCGGCTGTCGCGAGACGTCAGCTCGAATCCAGTCCGTCTGTGAGGCCACCCCGACACGCGCCGCGTTCTCCCGGGCGAGCGCGAGTGCGTCGGAATCGAGGTCAACGCCGAGAACCTGCCCGGCACCGGCGAGTGCCGCGGCAGTTGCCAGCATCCCGGTTCCGGTACCGAGATCCACCACCGGCCGCTCGAGATCATCCTGCAACCCAGCCAGATGCGCAATATGGGCCGCAATCTCCGGCGGCGTGAGATACTGCTCTAACGATGGCGACGGCGATTCAAAATCAGCGATCGACTCGAGTTCGCGCGCGAGCGTCCGCCGGGAACGACCTGCCATGCGGACAGCTCAGTCGTCGAGCGTGAAGGAACCCTCGGACCCGTTCTGGTTCTGGTGGTCGAGGTCAAAGACGAGGCCCTCGCGCTCGGCGCGTTCAGCACAGGCTGCGAGAGCGGGACGGACTTTTTCCGGGTTCGCAACGCCGTCGATGGCGACTGTGACGGTTCCCGCCCCGAGGAACGACGCGGCGCGGACGTAGTCGCGAACACGGTTGATTTCGTCCTGGGTCGCGAGCGAGCAGTCCTCGTCGAAGCGGGCCTCGACTATCAATTCGACGGGCGAAACCCCTTCGGCAGCGAACTCGCGCTTGAGATCACGGAGGTGGCCGGGCGCGGTGGACTCGAGTGCATCGGCGTCGACGGAGACGGGGGTAACGTCGGCTGGTCGACAACAATCAATCGTGGACGGCTGGTCGGCGGACGACGTGGTGCTCATACAACCACATACATGAGTCGCATACAAAAACCTTCGTAAATGCTCAGTGGTAATATTGTGTGGCAGTAGGTCACGATTTCTGCGTCTCAGTCGGAGTGGGCGCTTCGTGATGAAAATCAGGAAAGTTCGAATAGAGTTAAGGAGTGGCCGTGAGAGTAATACGTATGGAGTGTCCACGGTGTCAGGGCTCGCTCGAAGAACTCTCGCTGGGGGAGGTGTCGACCGTCTCGTGTCCTCACTGTGCGTACGCGGATATCCCGGTCGAACACGAGCGACCACCCGAGGAACGCGAATCCTGGCGCGACGCGTTCAATCGATTTTACGACGGCTAAGCAGTACTGGCAGCGTCGGACTCGAGTGACAGCGCTCATCGCCAGCAGCTGCGCTGGAGCAGTGACGAACACGACCGTACACGGACACGTCCGTACACAGTGACTGGCGCTCAGGTACGTGTACGAAAAATCGAGTGATCGAAACCGAAACCAACAGTCGACAGTCGACAGTCGACGTTCGGCGTTCGGCGTTCGGAGACTAGAACCCGAAACTCGAATCGACGGCTAGCTTACTCGCTTGCGGCTGCGGCTTCTGCTTCCTCGTCGTCGTGGTCGATGTCTTCGTCCGAGCGGGCTGCGACGAGGCCACCACGGGCCACGCTGTACAGCGGCTCGTTTGCGTGCGTCACGTCGCTGATCGAGAACGGGATGCTCGCGTCCTCGAGGTGGTCACGGAACAGCGCCTCGAAGCCGCTTGGGCTCGAGGTGCCGCCGGTGACGACGACGGGGACGTCGAGGCCTTCCTCGACGTCTTCCTCGTCGACTTCGGAGACGATGTTGTCGATGACGTAGTCGAGCAGGTTCTCGTAGTAAATCGAGAGCGCACCCTCGACGCCGCCGACGTCCGTCGTGAAGTCCAGTTCGAAGTCATCCTCCTTGATGGAGGTGACCTTGTCGACAGGCGTGCCCGTCGCGCGGGCGGCCTGCTCGTCGACCCAGTCGCCACCGCGGGCGACAGAGAACTTCATGACGGGGACTGCGTAGTAGGACAGACAGACGTTCGTCATGCCGGCACCGAAGGAGATGCCCAGTCCGGTGAAGTTGTTGTCTGCGAGTTCACTGTAGATGACGGACATCCCCTCATTGATCGGTTCGGAGTCGTATCCCATGTCGTCTAAGAACGACTCGATCGTTTTCTGGTGGTACAGCGTCGAGAGATCCGAGTCGATCGGATCGGCCGGCGAGGAGAAGTAGAGCTTCTCGTCAGGGTAGGCCGGCTCGCCGACGACCTGTTCGATGATGAGCTTCATCATCGGGATCGCGCTCTGCTCGTCGTTCGAGAGGATCCCGTGTTTCATCGGGCGGCGGGTCTCCTTGTTGAAGATGTTTGCAAAATTCAGGGCGTCGTCGCCGACGACGTACACCTTGTCGTCCTTGCGGATGTGCAGGACTTCGCTTCGCGAGAGCATCTGCTCGGCCATATCCGAGTACTCGATCTCTACGAAGGAGTTGCGCTGTTGCACGAATACCGTGTCGTTCCCATCCTGTTGTGCGGACAGAATGTTCATGGTTCCGACGTCTAGGCCTTTCGCCATGGTTGGGCAAGGCGGCCGATAGATTATAAATCTATGTACCTAAAACCTATCGGCCGAAATCCACAAAGAATTTAGTGTTAGAACACTCGACACGCCTACTCTCGGCGAACGGCGGACCGAACCCGTTCAAGTGCTGCGGCGAGCGGGGCCAGAAGGCCGTCAGCTGATCTCCCGCCGCTTGCGGCCTCGGTGCCGTCGGCCGCCGACTCCGACTGTCGCTGCTCGCGCAGTTCCTTCAACTTCGCCGTCTGATCGTCAACCGTCGATTGCGAGGTCGTCGTCTTCGTCTCACCGCCTTTCAGTCCCTTGAGGCCTTCGACCTGCGCGTCGACGCCGGTCGAGCGCGTTTTCTTCGTTCCCGCATCGGTGTCGACGGAGACGCTATCGAACTGATCCTCCGAGAAACTCAGGCGCTTGTGCTCGGTCTTCTCGACGCCACCCCAGGAGAGTTCGACGCCGTCCATCGCCTCGTCGATATCGCGTTCGATATCGGCATCCGTGTACTCGGGGCCGGTCTCTTCGTCTTCGTCCTCCTCACCAACCTCGACCGTCTCGACCTGGCGAGCCAACTCGAGATAGTGCGCGACGAGTGCGGCCCCAGTGGAGGCCGTGATCCCAGCGAGTCCGACCGCGTAGGTCGCCGTTACCTCGACAGTGTAGTCGGTCTCGCCCATGAAGTTCCAACTGTCGGGGTAGGCGTACAGGAACCCAGCCGTTGCGACGACGGTAATCGCCGCGCCGACCACCGAGACGCCGATAACGCGGCGATCAGCGGGTAAGAGGACGACGACGCCGAGGATCATCGCCGGAAGCGAGAGCATCCCGAGCGCGTACGCCGGTTGCGCCCACATGAAGTACGCCGCGTCTGCTCTGCTGAATGTGCTGCTCCAGAGAAAGAGCACCAGTGCGACCACCGCCAGGCCGATCCCACCCAGGAACAGGCCGAACCCGAGATAGACGTCCGTCCGGTTCTCGGGTTCGCCGATATACCGGCGATAGAGGTCGAAGAGATAGCCGTCTGTAGGCCGTTCCGCTGCCATTACCACCCCGTTTAGACTCCAGTACTATGACTGTTGGGTCGGGTTCGAAGAAAAGAGTGTCAGTGAAGAGAACTCGAGTACAATCATCCACGCCCACCACACTGAACGGTGAGTGCCGGCACCGGCGAGCGCTCACGTCCGAGAGGAGGTGACACGGAGAAGCGCCGCCGTTATACGTTCGTGGCCGTTAGGACGGCCAATGAGTCAGGAGTCGGAGTCAGAGTCGACGTACACCGAGGGGGACCTTCGGAACACCGGAATGCAGCTCAAGCACGACCGCGAGTGGGACTACGAACTCGATCGGATCATCGACGCCATCGAGGAACGCGACGCCGAGAAGGTCGGATTGCAGTTCCCCGAGGGCCTTAAGCGCCGCGGTCCGAAGGTAGCAGACGACCTGCGCGAACTCGCCGACGACGACGTGACGTTCATGCTCTCGGGCCAGCCCTGCTATGGAGCCTGTGACTTAGACACCTACCTGATGAAGCGCACCGACGTGTTCGTCCACTTCGGCCACTCGCCGATGAAGAACACGGACAAAGTCATCTACGTCCCGCTGTTCTCGAACGTCGAAGTGCTCCCGATTATGGAGGAGGCACTCGATACGCTCGAGGATCCAGAGGAGACTGCGGGCGTCGGCCTCGTGACGACGGCCCAGCACATGAACCGCTACGAGGAGATGTCGACGTTCCTCGAGGAGCAGGGCTACGAGGTTCACAGCCGCCGTGGCGACGAGCGACTCACCCACGAGGGGCAGGTTCTGGGGTGCAACTACGCGAGCGCGGATGTGCCCGCAGACCAGGTGCTCTACGTCGGCGGCGGGAAGTTCCACCCGCTCGGACTCGCGATGGAACACCCCGACAAGCACGTCGTCATCGGTGACCCGGTCAACAACGTCGTCACCGTTGCGGACACGGAGAAGTTCATGAAGCAGCGCTACGCCTCGGTGCACAAGGCGATGGACGCCCAGAAGTGGGGCGTCATCTTCTGCACTAAGATCGGCCAGGGTCGCTGGGACCAGGCCCAACAGATACTCGAGAACAACGACGACGCCTACCTCATCACGATGGACGAGGTTACTCCTGACCGCCTCCGGAACTTCGACATGGACGCGTTCGTCAACACTGGCTGTCCGCGGATCACGACAGACGACGGCCCGCAGTTCTACAAGCCAATGCTCACGCCCGGTGAGTACGAGATTGCCGTCGGGAACAAGCCACTCGACGAGCTTTCGTTCGACACGTTCCACGGGACCTGGTAGTCACAGCGTTTCTGGCACTCCGCTTCGACTCCGCTGTTTCTCGCCTGCGTGATTCTTGAGTCTTGATTTGCGACCAGTCCAACGTTCCTCCGTTCCACCGTGGTGATTGCTCCAGCAGCGCAGTCGCCACCGACGACACAGTAACACTTACCCAACCAGTCCGCCCATCAGCAACTATGATCCAGAGCGACTGGGGAGACTGGCTCGTACGTGACGTCGAAGACGCCTCGCCGAACGGCGTCTCCATCTGGTATCTCGGCTGTAACGGCTTCATCCTCAAGGGAAGCGACGAGACAACGATCTACATCGATCCGTACGTCGGACTCGGCGATCCGCCGCGGACGGTCCGGATGATCCCTGTCCCGTTCGATCCCGAGGACGTCGACGAGGCCGATGCTGTGCTCGCGACGCACGAACACACCGACCACGTTCACGGCCCGAGTCAGGCACCAATTCTTGCGAATACGGGCGCGACGTTCTACGCACCCGACGACAGCCTCGCGGTCGCGCGCGAAGAGGAATCGTGGACCGACGAGTGGGACGTCGACGAGGAGCAGTTCAGCGAGGTCAGCGAGGGTGACACGGTCGAGGTCGGCGAGTTCACCATCCACGTCGAAGTGGCGAACGACCCCGACGCGAGCCATCCCGTGAGCTACGTCATCGAACACGACGCCGGCACGTTTTTCCACGGCGGCGACACCAAACCGAGCGACGAGTTCGACCGCATCGGCACGGCGTACGACATCGATCTGGGCGTGCTCGCGTTCGGTACCGTTGGCCAGATTCCCGACAAGGAAACCCGCGAACCGAAGCGGACGCGCTGGTACAACGACGAAAACCAGATCGTCGAGGCCGCCGCCGCGCTCGAACTCGACCGACTCGCGCCGAGCCACTGGGACATGTGGAAGGGGCTCACCTCGGATCCGACGGTGCTCCACCACCACGCACAGAGCTTCGAGTACCCACAACGGCTCGATATCATCGAGATCGGCGACCGGATCGAACTCGAACCGTAGCAACGGACCGCTGGGGTCCTGTCAGTCTTACTGTCGCAATCTGACATCGTCGATTCGGACGCGACGAGCGAACCCTGCAGGAACGATCGGACCGCCGTGACTGTCCGTATCATTTATAGTAATGGTCTAGTAACGTTGGTCCCATGAGTAACACCGCCGACACGGACGACGTGGTCGAGGTCAGTGCTGACGGGCTCACCGTCCGAAAAACGTTCGCGGCGGACGAGTTTCCCGTACCTGCGCTGCGCTTCGAGATCGAATCGGAGCACGACGAGCAGGTCGCGTTTCGACTCTCCGAAGACATTCCCGAATCGTTTCCGATGGACAAGGTTGGGTTCCATCCCGAATACTATAGCGACGACTGGACTGCTTTCCAGGACAATCGCGTCGAGTTTACCCACACGATCGACACCGACGAACAGCTCGTGACGGTGTACGGCATCCGGATCGACGACGAATCGGTCGTCCCTGATTTCCTCAGTGAACCAGAGATCGTCGAAGTCAGCTCCGAAGCCGACGCGAGCAGCGACGGTGACGAAATCGACGACGCGGTCATCGACAGTATCGTCTCCGACGAGCGCACGCAGGCGGTCAAAGACATGATTGCCGGCGACTCCGGCTCCGTGCCTGGACTCGAAAACGACCAGCCTGACGACGCTGTGGCTGCAGACAGTTCGGGTCTCGAAGCCGAAGGCGATGCCGACGAAGATAGCGATAGTGACGACGGCGACGGAGACAGTGAGGGCGAGGGCGAGGGTGACATCGAACTCGAACTCGAGGGCGAAACTGACGCACTCGATCTATCCGACGACGATGGACCAGAACTCGACAACTCCGGCGACCTGGATCTCGACCTGGGCGATGTCGAGATTCCCGACCCTGACGACGCCGACGACGGTGACACGGACGACGCCCCGGACATCGACCTTGGCTTTGACGACGACGAGATTTCGGACCTCGACGCAGACGAGACGATCTCGAGTGCACTCTCGGCTGAAACAGCCGACGACGCTGACGAGGACGAAGCGCTCGAACTCGAATCCGAGTCCGACGACGAGCCAGGTCTCGAACTCGAACTCGACGATGCTGACGAGGACGAAGCGCTAGAGACGGATCTCGAAGACGAGACCGACGAGGATGCAGTAGAGGGTGAGGAAGAGGGCGAAGACGAAGGCGAATCCGCAGCCGTCGAGACTGACGACGACACAGAACTCGCCGAGCCGACAGAAGCAGACGAAATCGACGAGGAAGTTGCTGAGGACGGTGAAGTCGACATTGACGACACGGACGACATCGACTCCGACTCCGACGACGAAACGACTGTTGGCGACACCGAACTCGATTCTGACGACGCTGTCGACGCCGGCGAGACGGACGATGATCCATCCGAAGGAGCCGCCGACGAAACAGCCGCCGACGAAACAGCCGCCGACGAAACAGCCGCCGCCGAAGCAGCCGCCGACGAAACAGTGACCGCAGACGACACAGACACAACACCCGCTGCATCCGGAACGGAAGACAGCACGAGCCTCGCCAGTCAACTCGCAGCCGAACTCCGCAACGACGAACTCGCAGACGACGACCTCACCGTCATTCGCGAGGCACTCACGTCTAGTTCCGACGACACGGACAACGAGGCAGAGGCCGACACAGACGACACACTCCCCGCCGGCGTCCAGCAGGCGAAGCTCAGCCATCTCCAGTCCCGCGTCGAGGAGGTCGCCGCCTACACCAACGCACTCGAGTCCTTCCTCGGCGAGAACGGCACCGACGAACAGATCATCGAGGAGTTCCGCGGCGAA
The DNA window shown above is from Natrialba magadii ATCC 43099 and carries:
- a CDS encoding midas domain-containing protein, whose amino-acid sequence is MSNTADTDDVVEVSADGLTVRKTFAADEFPVPALRFEIESEHDEQVAFRLSEDIPESFPMDKVGFHPEYYSDDWTAFQDNRVEFTHTIDTDEQLVTVYGIRIDDESVVPDFLSEPEIVEVSSEADASSDGDEIDDAVIDSIVSDERTQAVKDMIAGDSGSVPGLENDQPDDAVAADSSGLEAEGDADEDSDSDDGDGDSEGEGEGDIELELEGETDALDLSDDDGPELDNSGDLDLDLGDVEIPDPDDADDGDTDDAPDIDLGFDDDEISDLDADETISSALSAETADDADEDEALELESESDDEPGLELELDDADEDEALETDLEDETDEDAVEGEEEGEDEGESAAVETDDDTELAEPTEADEIDEEVAEDGEVDIDDTDDIDSDSDDETTVGDTELDSDDAVDAGETDDDPSEGAADETAADETAADETAAAEAAADETVTADDTDTTPAASGTEDSTSLASQLAAELRNDELADDDLTVIREALTSSSDDTDNEAEADTDDTLPAGVQQAKLSHLQSRVEEVAAYTNALESFLGENGTDEQIIEEFRGELAAFEDELGSMTDQLDTTDSQVGALETEVETLTEWTADLEDDLASTTDEVETLDTRTERIDGDVDDVATDLERVDSDVDQLETDLTSELEDVDSAVDSVDSRVDDLEETVDSLADELQTAADDLGEDIAAVESDVSAVETDVEAVADDVDAVEDDVDRVERNLDDVRDDVTEIQEWRDQLGSMFSDS